The Lolium perenne isolate Kyuss_39 chromosome 6, Kyuss_2.0, whole genome shotgun sequence genome segment cttgatttgcaaatgttgtgcttcttgcaaaagtcttaatgaaacctctttattgtgaatgtgagtaatttgagatgagtgcatttgttgggaagtattttaaatcatgctcatgattcatccatcccaactatgcctatctagcaattttgttgcatatcaattcctcaaggctctcacatgtgcaatatagatgaaagtgcaaatttagttacttcttttggtatccccgtttgtgatacttgttgcctttctcaaatgcatcccaactatcttctatcccttgttgatatttgtgatgtattttagttgtttgtggttgaagttcatgaatgtacaataagataaaattgagcctttggccatgctattaagcaaaaattcttattggtatattgcatgacttcgtcttgaatatcatactatttttcttgcgtatctattttgtgtgtgcatgtttctttgtggataaatatctttgtgatattgcccacttagagaaacttatacacataagagatgatacatctccttttgatatcttttttatttattgcatgttgattggtcatgccaagcaatataattcattgaagactatgatgatgctttttgctcatccttgtaatagtcttataatatgctttatcatgcctttcacatatcctcttggttgagccttttttattatggtgcctcttacttgttgctcaactatttgtttgttgcaagtgttaagcttattgttctatctatgatctattgcaaatgtttgtgttttaaatggtaataagggagtgaggattccatgttatgcatattgtattcaaatacaacattttaatttatgcatgtaccttggggagcttcctcatttgatttagagcactatcttgtggcgatcattagagtttgattcacttggtatcttttatttttgaatgatattatgggagtgatgattccatgtttgtgcactttatactctaatggaaattgtctagttttgtgcacaaaccttggggagcttcctcatattatttagagcaatcttcttgatcttatcataatatctatctttcttttggtatcttccttgtggttcatttggttgcttgcttcatttgttgaagcttcttgactttgttatctttttgcaatctttgatcctatctatagtgtgattccttccgaatattcgtcattggatatgagcatttgattccactcaaattatgagaaatgcacacgctatggaggaactctcactatattggccttctaaatttttcacccatttcggcaattggtgccaatgggggagaagtttggagggtttaagggaatttggttatgtctttgctttgtgcttaagcatgtgcttttattgcattgcatcttgttgctttgcatagttgaatatttagaggaaactccactaggctttgaatgccaatatatgcaatgaaagtcaagatcattcacacatgcatatattatgggggagtttgctctatatattcaacttatttgttacttcaattccttatataaaccctctcaaagagattgtcatcaattaccaaaatgggggagattgaaagtgcatggagcccccatgtgtggttttggtaattaatgacaatccctatggactaatgtttgcattgagttatatttgtaggagttgtccataggcaattcttgaaccatatgttggcttcaaggttgcaataagaagaaattgatgaaggatatcaagtgtcaagtatgtcttgaagatgaagatgaagtgagccctcaagctacttcaagacatcaacatgatgaagaatgaagaaatgaagtgcaagttcaagatgagccatctcgaagagatcctttgcttgagtcttgccatccatatggtgatcatggatatgtgaagatgcgccgaagaagaagctctcccatggtggattatgggggagcaatccacatggtggtcatggttatgtgaagatgcgccgaagaagaagctctcccatggtggattatgggggagcaatccacaagacttcgtcaagcaagcacaagcaagaaaggcgttccatcttgttgaggtcaagatcgtcgtcatcgagctcaagtggaatgcgcaaggataaggtttgctcttgatagggtttgtttctcaccggtctcatggtgtagttggagaccggtttatagtttagttgccgtactatcaagagggctctcgagtgagtaacttgatcgtatcgttcggagagagctcaaacctttgcatccttgcatcatctttcttggttgttatttggaccttatccatgtgatgttttagagcttgtgcttattctcatgacaagctctagttcatcgaaacggatttcgtgcatagatcacttgttgcgttttcgagtttggttcatcatctttcttggttttatttggatcttatccatgtgatgttttagagcttgtgcttattctcatgacaagctctagttcattgagaatggtttttgcatgggcaacttgttgcattttcgagattggaggttttaccggtatgtcttttagataggtcaaacctttcatcatttgtttctatcctaccttgttggactatgatgtttctatgcatattgttgtagagctcgttgttgtgatttcaacgagcccaagatcatcgaaatcggagtccggatgcaaaagttatgcccgttttagttttggtgtttctgcagttttcttaggccggatattttggaaatatccgggccggattatccgggccggatatttcggaaatatccggcccccgaaatcgtctaaggaccggaagaaaagcagctctggataggggccggatttttggccggattttgtccgagttttgtccacgaggccggattatccggcccccggataatccggccccaacgtgGGCCGGCACATCCGGCcccgtttttgcccaaacggctcgattttcttgggggtataaatacccccttcttcctccttgggctgtgcttctctcactctctctcctccattgttgaactagagaagcttgctccatctctcaatccctccatgattcttgcccccatttgagggaaaagagagaggagatctagatctacatttctaccaatcaaatccatctctttgtgagtggaactctctagatcttgatcttggtgttctttgtgaattcctttgttcttcctctcttattcccccaatagcttttgtagctttgttggaatttgagagagaaggacttgagcatctttgtggtgttcttgccattgcatttggtgcatcggtttgagttctccacggtgattcgtggtggtgaaagcaagaaggttgttactcttgggttcttggaaccctagacggactctaggcctttgtggcggtttgttgggagcctccaattaagttgtggatgtgtgccccaatctttgtgtaaggcccggtttccgcctcgaaggaaatcccttagtggaaccgtgacctaggcctttgtggcgagggtcaccggagatttaggtgaggcgccttcgtggcgttcggtgtgtggtgtgagtaccgcatcttggggtgaggcctttgtggcgttggtgtgcatcgagcaaccacacctcaaggtgagcctcttgtggcgttcgggagcactaagcaaccgcacctctccaccggagattagcactcgcaagagtgtgaactccgggataaatcatcgtctcccgcgtgcctcggttatctctatacccgagctctttacttatgcactttaccttgtgatagccatcgtgcttgaagttatatatatcttgctatcacatacttgcttgtattgcttagcataagttgttggtgcacataggtgaactcttgcttagaataagttgttggtgcacataggtgaaccatagtatataggctttgggcttgacaaagtaaacgctagttttattccgcatttgttaagcccatctcgtaaaagttttaaatcgcctattcacccccccccccctctaggcgacatccgtgtcctttcaatcggGCCATCCGGGCCCGATCTGGGCTGCTAGGGGCGGCGCGGCTGTGCAGCTGAGGGCGGGCGCGACGGCAGGGCGCCGTGCCCGGGGCACGGTGGACGGCCTCGCGACGTCGAGGTGCTGCCTCCGGGCCGCGAGGGGCGCGTGTTGCAGCGCCGGGATGGATGTGGTGGCCGTGTTGAAGACGGGGGTTGAGGGATGGAGGATGTCCGGCCTTGAGCACGATGCAGGATGTCGCGACAGGCTCCGGGCTAATGCCTTGTCCTCGGTGGCTGGCCGGCCGGCAGCTGGCCGAGGCCGACGATGGCGACGGCTTCGGACGCCgctcccttcttgaaggcattgccgaggtgctgTTTCTCATCCTGTCTGGGAATGCTCCGGGGTAATCCCTAGATCCGACGTGATCGGTCGATGGCGGCGCTCTTGCGTCGTCTTCCCTCTTGAGGGCATCGATTTGGAGCTGCTTAGATCGGAGGGACCAGTGGAAGATGGTTGGTGTTGGCGTCGTGGGCTGCGTGGCAACGATGACAATGGTGAGCGGATCGGAGTTGCGGTATGTCCTTCGTCACCTCTGCCATGATGGTGAAGTCGGAGCTGCGAGGCGACTTGTGGCGACGATGCCACTTGATTGGTGCTTGCGTCGGTGCAAGGCGTGCAACTCTCCTATGAAGGTCACAGTTGGAGTCGGAGCTGCCTCCTCCCCGATGTGCTTGGGGGTCGATTGTTTGGCATAGGCTCACTTGGGCTTCGACGTCTTTTGCGGCGAAGGTCTCGGTGGTGGTCGTCTAAGGTGAAGTCGGAATCGCTGGCTCGTGGAGGAGTGACGACGATGACGCTCGATGGCATCCTCAACGATGGCTTTCTTCTCGATGGCGTGTGTGCTTTGTGTGGGTAGCCAGGTTGGCCGGGGTGCTCAGTGTGTGTTGTTGGTTTTCGcccgattttctcctaaaaattgggcactttcttcttaattaatggatgaggcaaagcttttgcctccgtttcaaaaaaaataaaaattctaTGAGATATTTTTCTATGATGGTTTTAGATTTGTAGGATTAATTTTTATAGGTTTTTTTGTGATTAATCATACACACTAGATTTTATACTAAATTAACATCCACTCATACTTTTTTTTAGAATTATTTGGTTTTTCTCTGTATTTCGATGTTCCCTTACATGTCATTTTGGAGAGATGCGGGTTACGAAGAAGGTCTCCCAAGCACCACGAAGCCACCACGAAGCCAATTGTTCTTCTCTGAGCAAATTCCACGAAGGACAAATGCACTTTTCTTATgactagcttttcctccactcctaagatggcaagctccacaactagTTCACAATCTCCACAAAGGAGAAGTATGGGCTCATTCACAATCGTCCATGATAAGGTCATCAGAGCACCAACCATGAAGCCaattaggaggtcaccctccgagAATAACAAGCTCACCGTGTCTCACTCAAACGAATCGTAATAAAGAGTTCAACACTATGCAAGAATGCAAAGCAAAAAACATCAACGATGTTGaactccttcacactcaaatctcacCAAAGTAACAAGTGCTAGGAAGAAATTCGATAGGAACAACAATGGCGAAGACCTactaatgactccaagatctagacccCAAGGATTCCCCTCACTTAGATGAGGAATTGATTGGTGAAGTTGTGGATCTAAATCTCCTCTTCTAATCCCCTcaaaaatatgcaagaatcataaaAGGGATGGAAAGGAATCAAGCTTTTGAAGAACATCAATGGAGGTGTATTTTCGTGCCCAAGAACCCATAGAAACATTGGAAAgaactatgaatcaaaggagacctaaggatatgttcctatgaatcaaacaacatgtgtaGGAAATTTTCCTATCAGattcaaatcctacacaattcctatgaatcaaaggagccgtaAGAGATTAAATAGAAATGTGGGGAGGTGTGAAACCTTCCCCAAAAAACGTCCAAACTAGAAAACACAATAGAACATGGGTGCAAATTCAGTTTTCGATGAATTTGGGCTTGTTGGAAATCTAGCAAGAAGATCAAGAACCTCAGATAGAGAAACATCAAGAAGAAACAAGAATAAgggtatgcaaagtatgcaaagaattgaactccctaagacgatgtgatcaagttacccaaccgaaagcccctcttgatagtgtgaATATCTATCATATAGCACGGTCTCTCAACAATCACCTTAAGACCGGTATAATGAAAACCTAGAAAGGCCATATCTTTGTCTTGTGCATCCTGCTTGATCTTGATGGTAATGCTTCAAACTTCATTCAGAACAGAAAACTTCacatgatcattgttgcttcgtgaagactcgtaATTTTGTCCCTCATACCCCACTATGGGATAACTTCATTAagccacatcttcacatgtccattatcaccaaatgagcGCCAAGCTTCAAGGAAATGATCTTgtcgagatgctcatcttgaactttcccTTTCTCAATCTTGATGACAATCACTACTTGATGTTATCCTCTCGTAGGTTATATGAGATCTTTACTTTTAATGACAATACAAAGACACACATATgatggttagttcataaagcataattgataAATCTTACCATACCACAAGATCCCATGATTCCATGTGCTACATTATTTATGCTTTATGTGTTGATCAATTTGAATCCAATCTTCGCTCTTAGTCTTGTTGATCATTGTAGCTCCTAATGCtttatcataatattttgatcatCCATTGTTTAACACATAAGCTGCATCATGGCTAAATTGAGTTTCGCACAAGAACTCCACCTTCATttattcttcttgatcatatcatgttCATGTCTTCAAATTGATGATcttgatggcaagactcaaggtatatctttatcttcatgacaTATATGCTAGTATCCAATACATGGTCTTCAAATAATAACTAGCgactattccttcatataaaactTAACAAAAATATTAGTTTGTAAAGTTTATCattaatttcaaaaaaaaaaaataagggcaatatacccttacaccgACTAAACCTAGTTGCTCTGCGAGCAATTGCCAAATGGGTTTATCTAGATATTACGGCTACCAACTCAGAAGCCATCCAATGTATGATGGTGCAATATGTATGGACATCGCTTATTTTTTTCCATGGCTTGGCACTCCACCATGGATTTCGTGCGTAGCACGTCCTGAGTCAAAACATCTTGAGTGTTTGATATTAATGGTCCAAAAGTCATTCTCTAGAGCTTTGTTGAtggttcattttcttctttttgatCCTTTATAAATGAGAGGGGATATGTCTTTCGGCCGCCTTCCATTTAGCCAAGGGTCCTCCAAAAAGCTAGCCCTCTTCCCATCACGAATGGTGACCTTTGTAGCCGCCGCAAAAAGATCCTTGTCAAGCATGGTGCAAGAGGTGCCAAGGCCGGATATTTTGGGTCATGAAATTTTGGTTCACCTCTTGCCAGGAGATTAGGCTTTTGGAAGTTTATATCGGTGGTGTTGTAACCTTAGGGTGCTAAAACTGAAACCTTGCTTGTTGGTTCTCCTTCTGTATCAATGAATTAAGACAActcttttttttttgcctttCTTTCGAAAACAAAAAATGACCAAAATATCAGCAGCAACGGCCGTGAGGCATCATCAAGTCCAGGGAAATCAACAAGACATTACACAGGCATGTAAAACATACAAATAAACAAATGAATATTACTGTTCAGCAAAGATGCAGACCGATCTTAGGCGATGCCATTTTTACACAAGCAGCAGCAACCTGGGCCTACCGCGTCTGAAACCAAAGCATAACTCTCTCTGTTCACTCTGTAGAAACTAGACTTTTAACAAACTGCAGTACCGCTACTTAAGTATCACACCATCACTCCACTCTAATCTAGTACACGACTCATCCTGGACCTGACTGACGTACGTGTTAGCTTCTGTGTGTCTCGCTACAAATACTGCGTGTGTATCCGGTCCCGGTTCTGCTCCCACCACACCTTGGCCCGCTCCTCGCCGAACTTCTCCCGGCTGCAAACCACACAACACGGCAACGATTGACCTGATTAGTTCACACAGTTCAGCAAAGGTGGTCGATCTGCTCAAGGTTTATGGCGGGCGTGCCTGAAGCGGACGCGGCGGAGCTCCCGGGTGCCGTCGCCGAGCTCGCGGATGGTGATGTGGACGCCCGGCTCGTCCTGCTCCACCCACTCCGTCGCCTCCAGGTCGCTCGCGTTGCTCACGGACACGGACGCCTCGTCCAGGGACGACGTGGTGGCGCGCGAAGGGTCGTACGGGCCCGGGGCGCCGGCGCTCGACGGCATGGACGACGCACCCGCGCCCGCGGCGGAGTTGAGCATGTTGAAGTGGTGCGCCCACACGTGGTCGGACGGGTCCGGCACGGCGGTGGACGGGTAGCACGTCGCCCGGGCCGTGGACGCCGCCTTATACGAAGTCGTCCGGCCGATCGTCCTCGCCGTCGCTGATGGTGGCAGCATCACCACTGGGCTCTCCCTCGTCGAGCCAGCGCGGGAGTAGAACGACTCGCTCTGCGTTGCAaccccacaatttcaaattatgatCAGCACACGGATGGATTGGACTCCGGGTTCACTGCTAGATATGGCGGCTGAACTGACCTGCATGGCGTCGTCGACGGAGGACGACGGCGTCGAGAGGCCCTGCTGCCGGAACGTCTGCACGTTGTACAGCTCCACGACGCGGTCATAGTTCTCGCCCCACCACCGCTGCGCCTCCCACTTGTTGAACATCTCCCGGCTGCATTTTTTCGTCGATTcgcttgattagttcattactaTTCAAGCCTAATCACTTCAGGACACGGTCAAGAAATATCGATCGGCACAAACCTGAACCGAATGCGCTTGAGGTCGTTACCCGCGCCGCCGGGGATGGAGACGAAGGTGATGTGCACGCCAGGCTCGACCTGTGCCGTCCACTCCCTCGGCACGCGGTCTTCCTCCAGGACAACtgtctcatcatcatcatcgtcctcctcctcgtccgccTCCCCGATGCTCGGTATCCAGCTCGTACTCGGGTTTCTCGCGTGCGTCTGGAAACCATGGTTGATCTTGGGCATGTCCCACGTCGATGATGGGGCGGTGCGTGCCGCTGTGCTCGACGTTGTTCTCATGTAGCTGTATGCCTCGCCGGCACCGTCAGACGTGAAGCCCGAGTCGTCGACGACGCCCGGGTACGCGGCAAGCCGGCTGGAGCGGTGGAAGCGATTGCCTCTGAATGATGGGCTCCCGGTGGCCTTGTAGTGCTTGCCGGAGCCAGAGAACTTGAGCACCATGTCCTTCAACTGAAAACACATTTGCAGAGGAGCTCCCTCAGTCAGGTCAACAGTATCGTATgacagagcacaagatatctgaactGAGCATATTAATTGATCTGCTTGATTAGGACCCAACAAAAGCATGGAAGAAAGTGAAGGAGCACCACATTATTTTGCCAGGGTATAGATAAATATTCAGACAGACGTTTCTTCCAACATCGGTGTCGTGAATCTATTTATTCCACGATCAAACGTATCACTCTAGTATATGTCACCATGGCTATCTTTTTCTTCTTTCGGGAAATCTCTAGAGACAGAGATAGGAGCTCCGCATATCATTAAATACAATACAGTACGATTTACGACTTTACTAATGAAAAATAAGTTAGCCGCCATGAATACAACAAGGCCCAAATCATTGCCATGAGTTATTTTTACGCAATCAAACATCCCTCTCTAGTTTCCTGCCATCAGCATTActtttttctcttctttttcGAGAAACTTCCGGAAAAAGACAATAActctgaatttcattaaaaataggaCTGGCCAATTAATCAACAGGAATCACTTGAAATCCATGAACAAAATGGGCTCAACAGCCTAGCCAAATTAGGTCTGATGCCCGACGCGTCGACAACACACAAACACGATGGATGCTACAGACAGATGCAATTATGCATCACCAAAACATGGACAAACGATAGCCGGAGAGCCCATAAGCTCCACAAAACACAAGACCCACGCTCTGCCAGAGCCCATGACAAGACAATCCTGAGCCAGCAAAATGCATTACATACACCCTCAGCCGTTAGAGCCAGACCATTGCCCTAGACCCCACAACCACGACAACAGTCGTCACCGATCACATAATCACATTCACTTTGGTTATCAAGTGGGGTGCGTGCGTCCTTGCTCGGAGCTGCAATGTCGATGCGCAGCAACGATTGATCAATCCCATGAGGCAGTTTAGTCTTTAAGCAAAGACTCAATTATAACAGCAGGTAGTTAATGATGGATGCTGCTCTGATTAGGGCAAGACACGGCACATTTTTGCCTAGCAGAAGGCTAAAAAGCACAAAGGCCAGCCGCACCACCACGGTGTCCTAATTAATCCAGCTAGGACATCTTCTGTCTGAAGCAAGGAACAAATAAGCACCGCCCCCAACTCAAAGCAGCACCGCCCCCAACTCAAAGCAGCACCGCACCTGGTGCCGATCATGATAACCCCAAGGAGGGGGTGATCCCATTACGCATGTTCAGAAACAATAATGCGTGTGGAGTTTGCTTAACATCTGTACTTGAAAAGATGGCAAAAGGAAAAGCGTGCACGATGCCAAGGACGGTGGACACTCGAGGCATGGCATGATCGTGCAGACATGCTGCACCGGGAAGGCAGTCCCGGGCTGGATCTAACTCTCACTGAAGCCTAGCCTAGCAAGGCCCGTGTAAGGACCACAGAATATGGGCTACGGGCTACGGCCCACCTTTATTCCTTGCGTGAGCGGCAACGTTCTGGACTCGTGCAAAATAAAGATATTGTATTGGCTTGGAAGAGTAAAGCCCAGGGTTAAATCAGCCGAAGAGTACCTTTTCGAGGAGGGGAAGAAGATACCATTAGCAGCACCTAGCGTGGTTTGCTATCTTTTTAGGAGCAAAGAGGATAGATGAACGG includes the following:
- the LOC127306539 gene encoding protein Brevis radix-like 2 isoform X1; this encodes MVCSACPCSAHVLSGRGNRVVGRSERKMLACIACSTKDGGEDGGRVAATPHGRDASKSLTSQLKDMVLKFSGSGKHYKATGSPSFRGNRFHRSSRLAAYPGVVDDSGFTSDGAGEAYSYMRTTSSTAARTAPSSTWDMPKINHGFQTHARNPSTSWIPSIGEADEEEDDDDDETVVLEEDRVPREWTAQVEPGVHITFVSIPGGAGNDLKRIRFSREMFNKWEAQRWWGENYDRVVELYNVQTFRQQGLSTPSSSVDDAMQSESFYSRAGSTRESPVVMLPPSATARTIGRTTSYKAASTARATCYPSTAVPDPSDHVWAHHFNMLNSAAGAGASSMPSSAGAPGPYDPSRATTSSLDEASVSVSNASDLEATEWVEQDEPGVHITIRELGDGTRELRRVRFSREKFGEERAKVWWEQNRDRIHTQYL
- the LOC127306539 gene encoding protein Brevis radix-like 2 isoform X2, coding for MLACIACSTKDGGEDGGRVAATPHGRDASKSLTSQLKDMVLKFSGSGKHYKATGSPSFRGNRFHRSSRLAAYPGVVDDSGFTSDGAGEAYSYMRTTSSTAARTAPSSTWDMPKINHGFQTHARNPSTSWIPSIGEADEEEDDDDDETVVLEEDRVPREWTAQVEPGVHITFVSIPGGAGNDLKRIRFSREMFNKWEAQRWWGENYDRVVELYNVQTFRQQGLSTPSSSVDDAMQSESFYSRAGSTRESPVVMLPPSATARTIGRTTSYKAASTARATCYPSTAVPDPSDHVWAHHFNMLNSAAGAGASSMPSSAGAPGPYDPSRATTSSLDEASVSVSNASDLEATEWVEQDEPGVHITIRELGDGTRELRRVRFSREKFGEERAKVWWEQNRDRIHTQYL